The nucleotide window GGTCTACGTCGCCGGCCACCGCGGCATGGTCGGCGCTGCGCTGGTGCGCCGGCTGGCGCAGGAGGACGTCGAACTGCTGACGACGCCCCGCAATGAGGTCGACCTGCGCGATCAGGCCGCGGTCAACCGCTGGTTTGCCGCAAGGCGCCCGCAGGCGGTGTTTCTGGCCGCCGCCAAGGTCGGCGGCATCGTCGCCAACAACACGCTGCGCGCCGAATTCCTCTACGACAATCTGGCGATCGCTTCCAACGTGATCCATGCCGCGCATGTCCACGGCGCCGAGAAGCTGATGTTCTTAGGCTCGTCCTGCATCTACCCCAAACTGGCGCCGCAGCCGCTGCGCGAGGACTCGATGCTGACCGGGCCGCTGGAACCGACCAACGAGCCCTATGCGATTGCCAAGATCGCCGGGATCAAGATGGTGGAGGCCTATCGCAGCCAATACGGCGCCGACTTCATCAACGTGATGCCGACCAATCTGTACGGCCGCGGCGACAATTATCATCCCGAATACAGCCACGTCGTCGCCGCCCTGATCCGCCGCTTCCACGAGGCCAAGGTCGCCGGCGCCAAAGAGGTCGCGGTCTGGGGCACCGGCACGCCGCGGCGCGAATTTCTCTATGTCGACGACCTCGCGGATGCCTGCATCCATTTGATGAAGAACTATTCGGATAGCGAACTGGTCAACATCGGCACCGGCGAGGACATCACGATCGCCGAATTCGCCCGCGTGGTCGCGGCGACCGTCGGCTATACCGGCGAGATCGGCTTCGACACGTCGCGCCCGGACGGCACGCCGCGAAAACTGCTCGACGTCAGCCGGCTGGCAAAACTCGGCTGGCGCGCCAGCACGAAGCTCGACGACGGCATTCGTCTGGCCTATCAGGCGTTCCTGAGTGAGCACGCATTGAACGTCTAGCTCGCCGAACGAAAGCCCTGTCAGTCCGCGTTAATGCGAAGCATTTCGCCTCACCCTCACGAAAATCGGTATCCAATTTTCCCGATCATGCTTTAGGATACACGCGCCGAGCGGCCGGAAAGAGCCGCGTGTTGTCGGAGGAAGCATGATGAAATATCAGCGTCGCCAGTTCTTGCAGTTCGTCGCCGGTGCGGCTGCGCTCCACGTTACGTCAAGCATCGCAAGTGCACAGGCCTATCCATCACGACCGGTTCGCCTCGTAATCGGCTATACGCCCGGCGGCTCGGCGGATCTCACGTCGCGCCTGATGGGGCAATGGCTGTCGGAAAAGCTCGGGCAATCCTTCGTTATCGAGAACCGGCCAGGTGGTGGCACCAACATCGCCACCGAGCAGGTGCTGCGTGCCACGCCTGATGGCTACACGCTGCTGCTGGTGGCGCCGGCCAACGCCATCAACGCGACGCTCTACGACAAGCTGCCCTTCGATTTCATGAAGGAGATGGAGCCGATCGCCGGCCTCATTCGCTTTCCCAACGTCGTGGTGGTGCATCCCTCTCTGCCGATCAAGTCGATCCC belongs to Bradyrhizobium icense and includes:
- the fcl gene encoding GDP-L-fucose synthase; the encoded protein is MASLPFELRGKTVYVAGHRGMVGAALVRRLAQEDVELLTTPRNEVDLRDQAAVNRWFAARRPQAVFLAAAKVGGIVANNTLRAEFLYDNLAIASNVIHAAHVHGAEKLMFLGSSCIYPKLAPQPLREDSMLTGPLEPTNEPYAIAKIAGIKMVEAYRSQYGADFINVMPTNLYGRGDNYHPEYSHVVAALIRRFHEAKVAGAKEVAVWGTGTPRREFLYVDDLADACIHLMKNYSDSELVNIGTGEDITIAEFARVVAATVGYTGEIGFDTSRPDGTPRKLLDVSRLAKLGWRASTKLDDGIRLAYQAFLSEHALNV